A stretch of Carnobacterium iners DNA encodes these proteins:
- the pstB gene encoding phosphate ABC transporter ATP-binding protein PstB, which translates to MTSGNHIIETKDVHLYYGEKEAIKGVSLNFLPNEITALIGPSGCGKSTYLRTLNRMNELIPNVTVTGNVSFENKDIYSPKMDTVELRKKIGMVFQQPNPFPFSIFENVAYGLRIAGMKDKTKIAEIVEASLKKAAVWEDVKDKLSKSALALSGGQQQRVCIARVLAVEPAIILLDEPTSALDPVSSGKIERMLLELKEDYTMIIVTHNMQQASRISDKTAFFLDGHLIEHGETRQIFTNPQRKETEDYISGRFG; encoded by the coding sequence ATGACGAGTGGAAACCATATTATTGAAACGAAAGATGTTCATTTGTATTATGGGGAAAAAGAGGCAATAAAAGGTGTTTCATTGAATTTCTTACCCAATGAAATTACCGCTTTGATTGGTCCTAGTGGATGTGGTAAATCAACTTATTTAAGAACGTTAAACCGGATGAATGAATTGATTCCAAATGTAACCGTAACGGGAAATGTAAGCTTTGAGAATAAAGATATTTACAGTCCTAAGATGGACACAGTAGAGCTAAGAAAGAAAATTGGAATGGTTTTTCAACAACCAAATCCTTTCCCATTTTCCATTTTTGAAAATGTCGCTTATGGATTAAGAATTGCAGGAATGAAAGATAAAACTAAAATTGCAGAAATAGTAGAAGCGAGTTTGAAAAAAGCAGCAGTATGGGAAGATGTTAAAGATAAGTTGTCAAAGAGTGCATTGGCACTTTCTGGTGGGCAACAACAGCGGGTCTGTATTGCGAGAGTTTTAGCCGTTGAACCAGCAATAATCTTGTTAGATGAACCAACGAGTGCGTTGGATCCCGTTTCTAGTGGTAAAATCGAACGGATGTTGTTAGAGTTAAAAGAGGATTATACGATGATTATTGTGACGCACAATATGCAGCAAGCTTCACGTATTTCAGATAAAACAGCTTTTTTCTTAGATGGACACTTGATAGAACACGGTGAAACCAGACAAATCTTTACAAATCCTCAAAGAAAAGAAACAGAAGATTATATTTCTGGACGTTTTGGGTAA
- a CDS encoding HD domain-containing protein: MGMHQYIKSLSDLESIIRCPGKFKYEEHSVAAHSFKVTKIAQLLGTVEEQQGNTVNWRSLYEKALNHDYSELFIGDIKTPVKYATPQLREMLGDVEESMTENFIRNEMPKEFQAIYSKRLKEGKDETLEGQILSVADKVDLLYESFGEIQKGNPENIFAEIYEESLKTILRFSHLSSVQYFLSDILPDLLSGDFTNQTQLQNISQRIVNE; this comes from the coding sequence ATGGGAATGCACCAATATATCAAAAGTCTAAGTGATTTAGAGAGTATTATTCGTTGTCCGGGTAAATTTAAATATGAAGAGCACTCGGTTGCTGCCCATTCTTTTAAAGTAACAAAAATCGCACAACTTTTAGGAACAGTAGAAGAACAACAAGGCAACACAGTAAACTGGCGTTCGCTTTATGAGAAAGCTTTAAATCATGATTATTCAGAGCTTTTTATCGGAGACATCAAAACGCCGGTTAAATACGCTACACCTCAATTAAGAGAAATGCTTGGGGATGTAGAAGAGTCAATGACAGAGAACTTCATTCGAAATGAAATGCCTAAAGAATTTCAAGCTATTTATTCTAAGCGATTAAAAGAGGGAAAAGATGAAACCCTTGAAGGGCAAATTTTATCTGTTGCTGATAAAGTAGATCTTTTATACGAGTCATTTGGAGAAATTCAAAAAGGCAATCCAGAAAATATTTTTGCTGAAATTTATGAAGAATCATTAAAAACTATTTTAAGATTCAGTCATTTGAGCAGTGTCCAGTACTTTTTATCAGATATATTGCCTGATTTATTAAGTGGAGATTTTACGAATCAAACACAACTTCAAAATATATCGCAACGAATAGTGAATGAATAA
- the uvrA gene encoding excinuclease ABC subunit UvrA translates to MRNDKIEIHGARSHNLKNIDVTIPRDKLVVITGLSGSGKSSLAFDTLYAEGQRRYVESLSAYARQFLGQMDKPDVDSIDGLSPAISIDQKTTSKNPRSTVGTVTEINDYLRLLYARVGHPICPNDGTEITSQTVEQMVDRVLEYPEKTRIQILAPIVVGKKGQHKKIFEKIKSEGYVRLRVDKEIYDISDEIELEKNKKHDIDIVIDRIVIKEGIRSRLFDSFEAALRLAEGYAIADVLDQEEVLFSEHYACPYCGFTVGELEPRLFSFNAPFGACGDCDGLGIKLEVDMDLVIPEKSLTLREGAIAPWKPISSNYYPQLLEQACQAFEIDLDTPFEKLTEKEQRFILEGSNDELFHFHYKNDFGGIRDVDLPFEGIIRNIDRRYKETNSDFTRDQMRLYMTELSCQTCKGKRLNRQALSVKVGNKDIGEVNNYPIEVALDFFGDLTLSEQESMIAKPILKEVRDRLNFLSNVGLNYLTLSRMSGTLSGGEAQRIRLATQIGSNLSGVLYILDEPSIGLHQRDNNRLIDSLKKMRDLGNTLIVVEHDEDTMLAADYLIDIGPGAGEKGGEVVAFGTPEEVSKNEKSLTGAYLSGKKFIPLPKTRRDEDKGAIRITGAAENNLKNLTVDFPLGRFVAVTGVSGSGKSTLVNSILKKALSRELNRSKQKPGKFKKMTGHEKLEKIISIDQSPIGRTPRSNPATYTSVFDDIRDLFASTNEAKIRGYKKGRFSFNVKGGRCEACRGDGILKVEMYFLPDVYVPCEICHGTRYNSETLEVRYKGKNISDVLGMTIEEAVIFFKHIPKIHRKLQTIIDVGLGYVTLGQPATTLSGGEAQRMKLASELHKRSDGKNFYILDEPTTGLHTEDIARLLQVLNRLVETGNTVLVIEHNLDVIKTADYIIDLGPEGGAGGGTILATGKPEKVAKVKASYTGHYLKKILKRDKNRTIKASIE, encoded by the coding sequence ATGCGAAATGATAAAATTGAAATCCATGGCGCTCGTTCACATAATTTAAAAAATATTGACGTTACTATTCCCCGAGACAAATTAGTTGTGATAACGGGATTGTCTGGTTCAGGGAAAAGTTCACTAGCTTTTGATACCTTATACGCAGAAGGACAAAGGCGATATGTAGAAAGTTTATCGGCATACGCTCGTCAATTTTTAGGTCAGATGGATAAACCAGATGTCGATAGTATTGATGGGTTAAGTCCAGCTATCTCCATTGATCAAAAAACGACAAGTAAAAACCCACGTTCAACGGTTGGAACAGTTACGGAGATTAATGATTATCTCCGCCTCTTGTATGCTCGAGTGGGTCATCCAATCTGCCCTAATGATGGAACAGAGATTACAAGTCAGACGGTTGAGCAGATGGTCGATCGGGTACTTGAATATCCTGAGAAAACGAGGATTCAAATTCTAGCACCGATTGTTGTTGGGAAAAAGGGACAACATAAAAAAATATTTGAAAAAATAAAAAGTGAAGGTTATGTCCGCTTGCGTGTGGATAAAGAAATCTACGACATTTCAGACGAGATTGAATTAGAAAAAAATAAAAAACATGATATTGATATCGTGATTGATCGAATCGTTATTAAAGAAGGTATTCGTTCTCGTTTATTTGATTCCTTTGAAGCCGCACTTCGATTAGCAGAAGGCTATGCTATTGCGGATGTATTAGATCAAGAAGAAGTCTTATTTAGTGAGCATTATGCCTGCCCTTATTGTGGCTTCACTGTTGGAGAACTAGAGCCCCGTCTGTTTTCTTTTAATGCGCCTTTTGGAGCTTGTGGAGATTGTGATGGTCTAGGAATAAAATTAGAAGTAGATATGGACTTGGTTATTCCAGAAAAGTCTCTGACCCTAAGAGAAGGTGCGATTGCGCCCTGGAAACCAATCAGTTCTAATTATTATCCACAGTTATTAGAACAAGCTTGCCAAGCATTTGAGATTGATTTAGATACGCCATTTGAAAAATTAACAGAAAAAGAGCAACGATTTATTTTAGAAGGATCAAATGATGAACTGTTTCATTTTCATTACAAAAATGATTTTGGTGGAATTAGAGATGTTGACCTTCCCTTTGAAGGAATTATTCGCAACATTGATAGACGTTACAAAGAGACAAATAGTGATTTTACAAGAGATCAAATGCGTCTTTATATGACAGAATTAAGCTGTCAGACTTGTAAAGGTAAACGTTTAAATCGCCAAGCTTTATCTGTAAAAGTAGGCAATAAAGATATTGGTGAAGTAAATAATTATCCAATAGAAGTAGCACTTGATTTCTTTGGAGATCTCACTCTTTCAGAACAAGAAAGCATGATTGCTAAACCAATCTTAAAAGAAGTCCGTGACCGCTTAAACTTTTTGAGTAATGTAGGTTTAAACTACCTGACATTAAGTCGGATGTCGGGTACGCTATCCGGTGGAGAAGCACAAAGAATTCGCTTGGCTACTCAAATTGGGTCTAATTTATCTGGTGTCTTATATATTTTAGATGAACCTTCAATCGGTTTACACCAAAGGGATAATAACCGCTTAATTGACTCATTGAAAAAAATGCGCGATTTAGGTAATACATTGATTGTAGTGGAACACGATGAAGATACCATGCTTGCAGCAGATTACTTAATTGATATTGGACCGGGTGCTGGCGAAAAAGGTGGCGAAGTAGTAGCCTTTGGTACCCCAGAAGAAGTGTCAAAAAATGAGAAATCACTAACAGGAGCTTATTTATCTGGCAAGAAATTTATTCCCCTACCCAAAACTCGTCGTGATGAAGATAAAGGTGCGATTCGCATTACAGGAGCAGCTGAAAATAATTTGAAAAATCTAACCGTAGATTTTCCATTAGGACGATTTGTAGCAGTAACAGGTGTATCAGGTTCTGGTAAGAGTACGTTGGTTAATTCAATTTTGAAAAAAGCCTTATCTCGTGAACTGAATCGCTCTAAACAAAAACCAGGGAAATTCAAAAAAATGACTGGCCATGAAAAATTAGAAAAAATAATAAGTATAGATCAAAGTCCGATTGGAAGAACTCCGAGAAGCAATCCAGCAACCTATACCAGTGTATTTGATGATATCCGTGATTTATTTGCTTCAACAAATGAAGCGAAAATTAGAGGATATAAAAAAGGGCGCTTTAGTTTTAATGTAAAAGGTGGACGCTGTGAGGCTTGCAGAGGAGATGGGATACTAAAAGTAGAAATGTATTTTCTACCAGATGTCTATGTTCCTTGTGAGATTTGTCATGGTACACGATACAATTCAGAAACACTAGAAGTTCGTTACAAAGGGAAAAACATTTCAGATGTGTTAGGAATGACAATTGAAGAAGCGGTTATCTTTTTTAAACATATTCCAAAAATTCATCGTAAACTACAAACCATTATTGATGTGGGACTAGGATACGTAACATTAGGTCAACCAGCAACAACATTATCTGGTGGAGAAGCCCAACGAATGAAATTAGCTAGTGAACTTCACAAGCGATCTGATGGAAAGAATTTCTATATTTTAGATGAGCCGACGACTGGTCTTCATACAGAAGACATCGCTCGTTTATTACAAGTGCTAAATCGTTTAGTCGAAACGGGTAATACTGTTTTAGTGATTGAACATAATTTAGATGTGATAAAAACAGCTGATTATATCATTGATTTAGGTCCTGAAGGTGGAGCAGGTGGCGGAACCATTTTAGCTACAGGTAAACCAGAAAAAGTTGCAAAAGTAAAAGCGAGTTACACAGGACACTATTTAAAGAAAATATTGAAAAGAGACAAAAATCGTACGATTAAAGCGTCTATTGAGTAA
- the hprK gene encoding HPr(Ser) kinase/phosphatase, with translation MTNSVTVKELVDSLELVVHNGEGFLNRTIQTTDLSRPGLELTGYFNYYPKERLQLFGRTEISFSERMSSDERLMVFRRMCQPETPAFLVSRNMELPVELIQATTEKEIPLLSSSYATTLLASNVTNFLEERLAERESVHGVLIDIYGMGVIITGDSGVGKSETALELIQRGHRLVADDRVELHVVGENRLIGEPPEILRNLLEIRGVGIIDVVNLFGVGAIRLSKIVNLIVNLELWDKNTKFDRLGSADGKRRISNVDVPLISIPVKTGRNLAVIIEAAAMNHRAKQMGYNATETFERNLEKLIKTNSEEA, from the coding sequence ATGACTAACAGTGTAACAGTAAAAGAATTAGTGGACTCTCTAGAATTAGTTGTACATAACGGAGAGGGATTTTTGAATAGAACCATTCAAACAACGGATCTTTCAAGACCAGGGTTAGAATTAACTGGATACTTTAATTATTATCCAAAAGAACGTCTACAATTATTTGGTAGAACAGAAATTTCGTTTTCAGAGCGGATGTCTAGCGATGAACGTCTAATGGTTTTTCGTCGGATGTGTCAACCAGAAACACCTGCATTTCTAGTCTCTCGTAACATGGAGTTGCCAGTAGAATTGATTCAAGCAACGACTGAAAAAGAAATTCCATTATTATCATCATCGTATGCAACGACACTTCTAGCTAGTAATGTTACAAATTTTTTAGAAGAGCGACTAGCTGAACGAGAGTCTGTTCATGGTGTGCTGATTGATATTTATGGAATGGGTGTCATTATTACTGGTGATAGTGGTGTCGGGAAAAGTGAAACAGCTTTAGAACTGATTCAAAGAGGCCACCGTTTAGTAGCAGATGACCGGGTTGAACTTCACGTTGTTGGAGAAAATCGCTTAATAGGTGAACCACCTGAAATTTTACGTAATTTACTTGAAATTCGTGGAGTGGGCATCATCGATGTTGTTAACTTATTCGGTGTAGGAGCTATTCGCTTAAGTAAAATCGTTAATTTAATCGTTAATTTAGAGTTATGGGATAAAAATACTAAGTTTGATCGTTTAGGGTCTGCTGACGGAAAAAGAAGAATCTCAAATGTAGATGTTCCACTGATTTCCATCCCAGTTAAAACAGGACGGAATTTAGCGGTTATTATTGAAGCAGCTGCAATGAACCATAGAGCTAAACAAATGGGATACAATGCAACTGAAACATTTGAAAGAAACCTCGAAAAATTAATAAAAACTAATTCTGAAGAAGCTTAA
- a CDS encoding PspC domain-containing protein has translation MKKITKSKNNRVISGVLGGIAEYFDFDPSFLRIIYAIAIVFGVGSPIILYVILALVIPEAPGSAKSDWHHSFNEKKNENRPRKEAEKVSEDKKKANNDWSDF, from the coding sequence TTGAAAAAAATTACAAAATCAAAAAATAATCGAGTTATTAGCGGTGTTTTAGGTGGAATTGCAGAATACTTTGATTTTGATCCTAGCTTCTTACGTATTATCTATGCTATTGCGATTGTTTTTGGAGTAGGTTCACCGATCATTTTATATGTTATCTTAGCGTTAGTGATACCGGAAGCTCCGGGTTCAGCTAAATCTGACTGGCACCACTCGTTTAACGAAAAAAAAAATGAGAACAGACCCCGTAAAGAAGCAGAAAAGGTAAGTGAAGACAAGAAAAAAGCAAACAACGATTGGAGTGATTTCTAG
- the phoU gene encoding phosphate signaling complex protein PhoU, producing the protein MRRVFEEDLNDLHIHFFQMGKAVNEAIYKSVKAFVNHDKALAKEVIAGDIAINKDEADLENKCFELIALQQPVTTDLRKIVTIMKASSDLERMGDHAVSIAKSTIRVKGNKRDYEIEAQIAEMSEKVKIMVQDVLQAYVASDVTKAKKVALKDIDVDHDFKKIYKACIRQMKNDPEIVLGATDYMLVAGFIERIGDYVTNISEWIIYLDTGKMAELNTHNKNDSFPKA; encoded by the coding sequence GTGAGACGTGTATTTGAAGAAGACCTTAACGACTTGCATATTCATTTTTTCCAGATGGGAAAAGCTGTAAACGAGGCAATCTATAAGTCCGTAAAAGCTTTTGTCAATCACGATAAAGCACTAGCAAAGGAAGTCATTGCTGGCGATATTGCCATCAATAAAGATGAAGCAGACTTAGAAAATAAATGTTTTGAATTGATTGCTTTGCAACAACCTGTTACAACAGATTTACGAAAAATTGTTACCATCATGAAGGCAAGTTCAGATTTAGAAAGAATGGGAGATCATGCGGTTAGTATCGCAAAATCAACGATTCGAGTAAAAGGTAATAAAAGAGACTACGAAATAGAAGCTCAAATTGCCGAAATGTCTGAAAAAGTTAAAATAATGGTTCAAGATGTCTTGCAGGCTTATGTTGCTTCAGACGTTACTAAAGCAAAAAAAGTGGCCTTAAAAGATATCGATGTAGATCATGATTTCAAAAAAATCTATAAAGCTTGTATTCGTCAAATGAAAAATGATCCAGAAATTGTTTTAGGAGCAACAGATTATATGTTGGTTGCTGGTTTTATCGAGCGAATAGGCGATTACGTAACAAATATCTCTGAATGGATTATTTATTTAGATACAGGTAAAATGGCCGAATTAAATACACACAATAAAAATGATTCTTTTCCAAAAGCATAA
- a CDS encoding ArsR/SmtB family transcription factor, with protein MSEQDSLLLDEKTIQQVSKLFKIISDPTRISILYLLENQELNVGTIAKVMNMEQSAVSHQLKVLKMARLVKAKRKGKAMLYSQMDNHVYSILEQGIIHINEEK; from the coding sequence ATGAGTGAACAGGATTCGCTGTTATTAGACGAAAAGACCATCCAACAAGTCAGTAAGCTATTTAAAATTATTAGTGATCCAACGCGGATTTCTATTTTGTATCTTTTAGAGAACCAAGAATTAAATGTTGGGACAATAGCTAAAGTTATGAACATGGAACAATCAGCTGTTTCCCATCAGTTAAAAGTATTGAAAATGGCTCGCTTAGTAAAAGCAAAACGAAAAGGAAAAGCAATGTTGTATAGTCAGATGGATAATCATGTTTACAGTATTTTAGAGCAAGGCATTATTCATATTAATGAAGAAAAATAA
- a CDS encoding phage holin family protein encodes MKYWQLIVINALTFLALSGFFQNSFYVANIWIALAASLVLSVLNIAVKPLLILLSLPITILTLGLFSIIINASMLSLTSLIIGSGFQFGTFGTTIVVAIILSLVNTFITNRVRMNSW; translated from the coding sequence GTGAAATATTGGCAACTCATTGTCATTAATGCGCTGACTTTCTTAGCTTTATCAGGCTTTTTCCAAAATTCTTTTTACGTAGCGAATATTTGGATTGCATTAGCGGCAAGTTTAGTTTTGTCGGTATTGAATATAGCGGTCAAACCACTTTTGATTCTTTTATCTTTGCCAATAACGATACTGACTTTAGGACTGTTCAGTATTATTATTAATGCGAGCATGCTAAGTTTAACTTCTCTAATTATTGGTTCGGGATTTCAATTTGGAACGTTTGGAACAACGATAGTAGTTGCAATAATTCTATCGTTAGTAAATACGTTTATTACGAATAGAGTAAGAATGAATAGTTGGTAA
- the liaX gene encoding daptomycin-sensing surface protein LiaX, with protein MKERERILELVKQGIISTEEALVLLESSAKKDGKEAVKRDQTAAQNQSFVKEPMESSPVEETNDEDTKQEKHDELKEEQKKDKEQLEAILEKLANEASTYSVQLDEKNSEIVEVKEQLSRAKEKLSVLETLEDLDALDSEKEPELKQLSHEIEEHEAQLVDLEEDRVKLMDQLRVVKQKQWGSQKKQLIEKFEIPDDWKDTANERMNQVGEKMTEAGNQFGKLMKNTFSSVMENMDWKDVNVRMPGIASTKFTHEFNYPDSMASIIDVKVANGDVVFKTWEGQDIKVESEIKIYGKIDSDTPFEAFLKRSTIDVTDEKILFHIPNKRVRCDMIFYLPERVYDHTAIKLLNGTVKIEAFEGKDIYIKCTNGDIGFEKVTATMIETEGVNGKVSILDSNVRDLIVNSINGGIVAKGSFNGVDLSTVNGTVKLTVLNTDVQHLEATSVNGAIKVSVPKEISIEGNAKSNLGSIQNRMKNTETIKEKKDRTNQLLEFRRYNESNPVALNVSTTTGYIFLKDNETSE; from the coding sequence ATGAAAGAAAGAGAAAGAATCTTAGAATTAGTAAAACAAGGAATTATTTCAACGGAAGAAGCTCTCGTCTTACTGGAAAGCAGTGCGAAAAAAGATGGTAAAGAAGCCGTCAAAAGAGATCAAACAGCAGCCCAAAACCAATCCTTTGTAAAAGAACCTATGGAGTCTTCACCTGTTGAAGAAACAAATGATGAAGATACAAAACAAGAAAAACATGATGAGCTTAAAGAAGAACAAAAGAAAGATAAAGAACAATTAGAAGCAATACTAGAAAAACTTGCTAATGAAGCATCAACTTATTCTGTTCAATTAGATGAAAAAAATAGCGAAATTGTAGAAGTTAAAGAACAGTTAAGCAGAGCAAAAGAAAAGCTCAGCGTATTAGAAACGCTAGAAGATTTAGATGCATTAGATAGTGAAAAAGAGCCAGAATTAAAACAATTGAGTCATGAAATTGAAGAACACGAAGCTCAATTAGTAGATCTTGAAGAAGATCGTGTAAAATTGATGGACCAATTGCGTGTTGTCAAACAAAAACAATGGGGATCTCAAAAGAAACAACTTATTGAAAAATTTGAAATTCCAGATGATTGGAAAGATACAGCTAATGAAAGAATGAATCAGGTCGGCGAAAAAATGACAGAAGCAGGAAACCAATTTGGTAAGTTAATGAAGAATACATTTTCTTCAGTAATGGAAAATATGGACTGGAAAGATGTTAATGTACGCATGCCTGGTATAGCTTCTACAAAATTCACACATGAATTTAATTATCCAGATTCAATGGCATCAATCATTGATGTGAAAGTAGCTAATGGTGATGTGGTTTTTAAAACTTGGGAAGGTCAAGACATTAAAGTTGAATCAGAAATTAAAATTTATGGAAAAATTGATTCAGATACACCTTTTGAAGCATTCTTAAAACGCAGTACAATCGACGTAACAGATGAAAAAATCTTATTCCATATTCCAAATAAACGCGTTCGATGCGATATGATTTTTTACTTGCCTGAAAGAGTCTATGATCATACAGCGATTAAGTTGTTAAATGGAACTGTTAAGATAGAAGCGTTCGAAGGCAAAGATATTTATATCAAGTGTACAAATGGTGATATTGGTTTTGAAAAAGTAACAGCGACTATGATTGAGACAGAAGGCGTAAATGGAAAAGTTTCTATTTTAGATAGTAACGTAAGAGATTTAATTGTTAATAGCATCAACGGTGGAATTGTAGCAAAAGGAAGTTTTAATGGTGTTGATTTATCCACCGTCAATGGTACGGTTAAACTGACGGTCTTAAATACAGATGTGCAACATCTGGAAGCTACTTCTGTCAATGGCGCAATTAAAGTCTCTGTTCCAAAAGAAATAAGTATTGAAGGAAATGCAAAAAGTAATCTAGGTAGTATCCAAAATCGAATGAAAAATACAGAAACAATTAAAGAGAAAAAAGATCGCACCAATCAATTACTTGAATTCAGAAGATACAACGAAAGCAATCCTGTTGCACTAAATGTTAGTACGACGACTGGATATATTTTCTTGAAAGATAACGAAACGAGTGAATGA
- the pstA gene encoding phosphate ABC transporter permease PstA: MNAKKIDKIAVGVLYTMAGVIVLILFSLLAFILWRGIPQISWEFLTTPSKSFQPGGGIVFQLYNSFYLLILTMLISTPISLGAAIYLSEYAKKNLFTDFIRTIIEVLSSLPSVVVGLFGFLIFVLQWGLGFSILSGAMALTLFNLPLLTRTIEDSLRAISSKQREAGLALGLSRWETVNLIVLPAALPGILTGMILAAGRIFGEAAALIYTAGQSAPALDFTNWNPLSISSPLNVMRPAETLAVHIWKINSEGVMPDGAQVSAGASAVLIISVLLFNLGARYLGNKLQKKITAG, translated from the coding sequence ATGAATGCCAAAAAGATAGATAAAATTGCTGTCGGGGTTTTATACACGATGGCTGGAGTGATTGTTTTAATTTTATTCAGCTTGTTAGCCTTTATTTTATGGCGTGGAATCCCTCAAATTTCTTGGGAGTTTTTAACAACGCCTTCTAAATCTTTTCAACCAGGCGGCGGAATTGTTTTTCAGTTATATAACTCATTTTACTTGCTTATTTTAACAATGTTGATTAGTACGCCTATTTCTCTAGGAGCAGCTATTTATTTATCTGAATATGCAAAAAAGAATCTATTTACAGATTTTATTCGTACCATTATTGAAGTGCTAAGTTCACTGCCTTCAGTTGTTGTTGGATTATTTGGGTTCTTAATATTTGTTTTGCAATGGGGACTGGGTTTTTCTATTCTTTCAGGTGCGATGGCGCTGACTTTATTTAACCTGCCTCTTTTGACAAGAACGATTGAAGATTCACTTAGAGCTATATCCTCAAAGCAGCGAGAAGCTGGATTAGCATTAGGTTTGTCCCGTTGGGAAACAGTCAACCTAATCGTTTTACCGGCTGCGCTACCTGGAATATTGACAGGTATGATTTTAGCTGCCGGTCGAATCTTTGGTGAAGCTGCTGCCTTGATATATACAGCAGGTCAGAGTGCACCTGCATTGGATTTTACAAACTGGAATCCATTGTCTATCTCCAGCCCTTTGAATGTGATGCGTCCAGCTGAAACATTAGCGGTTCATATTTGGAAAATTAATAGCGAGGGTGTCATGCCAGACGGTGCACAAGTTTCAGCTGGTGCCTCAGCAGTCCTTATCATTTCTGTATTATTGTTTAATTTGGGAGCTCGTTACTTAGGAAATAAACTGCAGAAAAAAATTACAGCAGGTTAA
- the pstB gene encoding phosphate ABC transporter ATP-binding protein PstB, producing the protein MSEQVGLETNIIKMKSDIPVNLSTKDLHVWYGKNEAIKGVSLEFEENKITSLIGPSGCGKSTYLRSLNRMNDEIQIARVTGEILYHGKDVNTPETDVYEMRKNIGMVFQSPNPFSKSIYDNISFALKRHGIKDKSALDEAVETSLKQAALWEQVKDDLHKNALALSGGQQQRLCIARAIALKPDVLLLDEPASALDPISTSQVEDTLLQLKEKYSIIIVTHNMQQASRISDYTAFFYLGNVIEYDETRKVFTRPKIQSTEDYVSGNFG; encoded by the coding sequence ATGTCAGAACAAGTAGGCCTTGAAACAAATATCATTAAAATGAAATCTGATATACCGGTTAATTTATCTACCAAGGACTTACATGTCTGGTATGGGAAAAATGAAGCTATAAAAGGTGTATCATTGGAATTTGAAGAAAATAAAATAACTTCTTTAATCGGCCCTAGTGGTTGTGGTAAGTCGACTTATTTACGCTCGTTAAATCGGATGAATGACGAAATTCAAATTGCTAGAGTAACAGGAGAAATCCTATATCATGGCAAAGATGTCAATACACCTGAAACAGATGTATATGAAATGAGAAAGAATATCGGGATGGTTTTTCAAAGTCCTAATCCCTTTAGTAAATCAATTTACGATAATATTAGTTTCGCTTTAAAACGTCATGGAATTAAGGATAAAAGCGCATTAGATGAAGCGGTGGAAACAAGCTTAAAACAAGCTGCTTTGTGGGAACAAGTAAAAGATGATTTGCATAAAAATGCGCTTGCTTTATCAGGTGGTCAACAGCAACGTTTATGTATTGCTCGTGCGATTGCTTTGAAGCCAGATGTCTTGCTACTTGATGAGCCTGCGAGTGCATTGGATCCAATTTCTACAAGTCAAGTAGAAGATACATTGCTACAACTAAAAGAAAAATACTCGATTATTATCGTGACACACAACATGCAACAAGCCTCTCGAATTAGTGACTATACGGCCTTCTTTTATTTAGGAAATGTCATTGAATACGATGAAACAAGAAAAGTATTTACACGACCAAAAATACAATCGACCGAGGACTACGTGTCAGGTAACTTTGGCTAG